AGTAAAGTCCCGTCGCCGCAGCCCTCACATTGTCGGCCGCGGCGGGTGGCGGTGCGGGGCAGGAATGCCGAAGAAACGCCGTCGTTCTGGTATTTTTGGGGTGTGTCTTTGCAAACTAAACTCCGCGTCCCCGAGAACGATCCCAGCTTCGCCAATGTTTGGCAGGAGCTCAAGTGGCGAGGCCTGGTCAAGGTCTCCACCGACGAGGCGGCCCTTGAAGAGCTGCTCGCCGGCGAGCCGATCACGTACTATTGCGGCTTTGACCCCACAGCGCCCAGCCTGCACCTTGGCAACCTGGTCCAGTTGCTGACCATGCGCCGCATGCAGCTTGCCGGCCACAAGCCGCTGGGCCTGGTGGGCGGGTCGACCGGCCTGGTGGGGGACCCGCGCCCCACCGCCGAGCGCACCATGAACTCGAAGGAAACGGTCACCGAGTGGGTTGGCTACCTGCAGGGCCAGGTGCAGCGTTTCCTGTCCTTCGAGGGCGAGAACGCCGCGCGCATGGTCAACAACCTTGACTGGACCGAGCCCATGTCCGTCCTGGATTTCCTGCGCGACATTGGCAAGCACTTCCGGGTTGGCACCATGGTCAAGAAGGACATTGTTGCCTCCCGCCTGAACTCCGACGAGGGCATCAGCTACGCCGAATTCAGCTACCAGATCCTGCAGGGCATGGACTACCTGGAGCTGTTCCGCCAGTACGGCTGCGTGTTGCAGCAGGGCGGATCCGACCAGTGGGGCAACCTGACCAGCGGCACCGATTTGATCCGCAAGGTGGAGGGCGCCTCCGTCCATGCACTGGGCACGCCGCTGATCACCAACTCCGACGGTACCAAGTTCGGCAAGAGCGAGGGCAACGCCATCTGGCTCGATCCCACCATGTGCAGCCCCTTTGACATGTACCAGTTCTGGCTCAACACCTCGGACGCCGATGTGGTTGACCGCCTCAAGGTGTTCACCTTCCTGTCCCGGGAAGAGATCGCTGCCGTTGAGGCCGCCGTTGCGCAAAACCCGCAGGCGCGCGAAGGCCAACGCACCCTCGCCTTCCAGGTGACATCCCTAGTGCATGGTGTGGATGCGGCACTGAAGGTCATCGCCGCATCTGGCGCATTGTTCGGCCAGGGTGATTTGGCGGCACTGGATGTGGCGACCCTGGAGTCGGCCACCCGCGAACTGCCGCGTGCAACCGCCCCGGCTGCCGGCCTGGGCATTGTGGAACTTCTTGTTGCTGCCGGACTGTCCAAGAGCAATTCCGATGCACGCCGCACAGTGGGGGAGGGCGGTGCCTACGTGAACAACGCAAAGATCACCGATCTTGATGCTGTTCTGGGTGCTTCCGAGGCGCTGCACGGCAAGTACTTGCTGGTACGTCGAGGCAAGCGCACCTTGGCCATGGTGGAACTGTCCGCCTAGCGTTTACCTGAAGTTTCACAGCTGCCCGCCCCCGATTTGCATTGGGGGCGGGCAGCTGTGTATTGTTCTATCTGTTGCTTGCGCAACGCTGGGCCACTACCGAGAAATCGGAAGCAGCGCTCACCACCTCGCAAGAAACCAAACTAAACCTTACAAATATTTCACCGAATATAATCGTCTCTTCGATTCGAATATATTGAAATGAAATAAGGGTTTATGGAAAACATGGAGTGACGAGCCGCACAT
This genomic interval from Arthrobacter sp. PAMC 25486 contains the following:
- the tyrS gene encoding tyrosine--tRNA ligase produces the protein MSLQTKLRVPENDPSFANVWQELKWRGLVKVSTDEAALEELLAGEPITYYCGFDPTAPSLHLGNLVQLLTMRRMQLAGHKPLGLVGGSTGLVGDPRPTAERTMNSKETVTEWVGYLQGQVQRFLSFEGENAARMVNNLDWTEPMSVLDFLRDIGKHFRVGTMVKKDIVASRLNSDEGISYAEFSYQILQGMDYLELFRQYGCVLQQGGSDQWGNLTSGTDLIRKVEGASVHALGTPLITNSDGTKFGKSEGNAIWLDPTMCSPFDMYQFWLNTSDADVVDRLKVFTFLSREEIAAVEAAVAQNPQAREGQRTLAFQVTSLVHGVDAALKVIAASGALFGQGDLAALDVATLESATRELPRATAPAAGLGIVELLVAAGLSKSNSDARRTVGEGGAYVNNAKITDLDAVLGASEALHGKYLLVRRGKRTLAMVELSA